One Ricinus communis isolate WT05 ecotype wild-type chromosome 7, ASM1957865v1, whole genome shotgun sequence genomic region harbors:
- the LOC8288308 gene encoding homeobox-DDT domain protein RLT3 isoform X3, giving the protein MEMKRKSPLQLQALEKFYAEQKYPSQMVMEELAGVLDLTFKQVQGWFIERRRRDKSKDIPPSLNKEHSVIKGRNCLGVAAATRMISKTKRKKKKLIPSQDLLTPDYVLCKIFRKDGPPLGVEFDSLPSKAFLNSIDSRNSNLASQENQRANRKRKQDTSTCQDYNNSDPAMKHGIGKGLMTVWRATNPTAGHFPPRIPFSQKEIVPQVPTPTPRKSLCRKKKQQLVSIMKQKRLENKTHHKRKPSVKQRVVESQRDEFQKLPLKERCELALEGVISQERINQFAMLADDEELELRELQAGPNPLSCSDNCAINKLYGCSLCKDLLPKFPPNCVKMKQPFAKQPWDSSADTVKKLFKVFHFLCTYSVAIDICPFTLDDFAQAFHDKDSLLLGKIHVALLKLLLSDVETEISSRYLPHSSVSCKFLALLHSVEDQEFLMEFWKKSLNPLTWIEILHQILVAAGFGSRQGAFRKESLSKEMNLMMKYGLRVGTLKGELFTLLSERGNNGLKIPELAKSLQIAELNLTNTTEELELLISSTLSSDITLFEKISPSAYRLRISTLSKEADDFQSDTEDSGSVHDDFNDSGTCSSSDSECELENPNSRKSKRSNSHKNKSHMLTVYNEIDESHPGEVWLLGLVEGEYADLCIEEKLNALVALIDLLSAGSSIRMEDSTRPTTESVPNTLHYGSGAKIKRSSSKQHNLPRPSWIHVGQINNATELHTSSTSRPIDSSVSILKFNEREKSSSKGNDTQETELGVNLHPMQSIFLGSDRRYNRYWLFLGPCNSHDPGHKRVYFESSEDGHWEVIDTAEALRALLSVLDDRGTREALLIESLEKREGFLCLEMSSSIANDSENRHLTLPDHSELEIVREDSTSPVSDVDNNLSLNEVTNDSSPLCGAIILAAGKKEEDENQKWCRLQEFDAWIWNYFYCDLNSVKRSKRSYFESLARCETCHDLYWRDEKHCRFCHTTFELDFDLEERYAIHSATCRHKGDHEMLRKHKVLSSQLQALKAAVHAIESAMPEDALRGAWTKSAHRLWVKRLRRTSSVAELLQVVADFVAAINENWLCQNSAQDSNNYLEEIIACFPTMPQTSSALALWLVKLDDLICPYLERVQCENNQGTRTKCTGEHLSAQ; this is encoded by the exons ATGGAAATGAAGAGAAAATCGCCACTTCAGCTTCAAGCCCTTGAGAAATTCTATGCTG AGCAGAAGTATCCTTCGCAAATGGTTATGGAAGAACTTGCTGGGGTCTTGGACTTAACATTCAAGCAGGTTCAGGGATGGTTTATAGAAAGGAGGAGGAGGGATAAAAGTAAAGATATACCACCCAGTTTGAACAAGGAACACTCTGTTATTAAAGGAAGAAACTGTCTGGGAGTTGCGGCTGCTACTAGAATGATTAGTAAGActaagaggaagaagaagaaattgattCCTTCTCAGGATTTGTTGACGCCAGATTATGTTCTATGTAAGATTTTCCGTAAAGATGGTCCGCCCCTTGGTGTCGAGTTTGATTCACTTCCTTCTAAGGCATTTCTCAATTCTATAG attcCAGAAATTCTAATCTTGCTAGCCAAGAGAACCAAAGAgcaaacagaaaaagaaag CAGGACACTTCAACTTGTCAGGATTACAATAACAGTGATCCAGCAATGAAACATGGTATAGGGAAAGGTTTGATGACAGTATGGAGGGCGACAAATCCAACGGCTGGACATTTTCCTCCGCGAATCCCATTCTCTCAGAAAGAAATAGTACCTCAAGTACCTACTCCTACACCACGAAAGTCACTGTGTCGGAAAAAAAAACAGCAACTGGTTTCTATAATG AAACAGAAAAGATTGGAAAATAAAACTCATCATAAGAGGAAACCTTCTGTCAAACAAAGAGTG GTGGAATCTCAAAGAGATGAGTTCCAGAAGCTTCCCCTCAAGGAAAGATGTGAACTGGCTTTGGAAGGAGTGATATCTCAGGAGCGCATCAATCAATTTGCAATGCTAGCTGATGATGAAGAGCTGGAGCTGAGAGAGTTACAGGCAGGACCAAATCCACTTTCATGTTCTGATAATTGTGCAATCAACAAGTTGTATGGCTGTTCACTTTGCAAAG ATTTGCTGCCTAAATTTCCTCCAAATTGTGTTAAGATGAAGCAACCATTTGCCAAGCAGCCTTGGGATTCCTCAGCAGACACTGTTAAGAAACTATTTAAG gttttccattttctttgcacTTACTCTGTTGCTATTGATATTTGCCCCTTCACTCTTGATGATTTTGCTCAAGCATTCCATGACAAG GATTCTTTGTTACTTGGGAAAATTCATGTCGCCCTACTGAAGCTTCTCCTATCTGATGTCGAAACAGAGATTAGTAGTCGATATCTGCCTCATTCAAGTGTATCTTGCAAATTTCTTGCACTTCTTCATTCG GTTgaagatcaagaatttctCATGGAGTTTTGGAAAAAGTCTCTTAACCCTCTTACATGGATAGAAATACTGCATCAAATCTTAGTTGCAGCTGGTTTTGGTTCAAGGCAAGGTGCATTTCGTAAGGAGTCTCTTAGCAAG GAGATGAATCTCATGATGAAGTATGGCCTACGTGTTGGAACTTTGAAAGGTGAACTGTTTACACTTTTATCAGAGAGAGGAAATAATGGACTGAAAATTCCTGAGCTTGCAAAGTCTTTGCAG ATTGCTGAATTAAATCTTACGAATACGACTGAGGAACTGGAACTTCTAATAAGTTCTACTCTTTCAAGTGACATTACTTTATTTGAAAAGATCTCACCATCTGCTTATCGTCTGCGTATTAGTACTCTTTCAAAGGAAGCTGATGATTTTCAATCTGATACTGAGGACTCTGGAAGTGTTCATGATGACTTCAATGATAGTGGAACGTGCAGCAGCAGTGACTCTGAGTGTGAATTAGAGAATCCCAACTCAAGAAAATCTAAGCGGAGTAActctcataaaaataaaagccaCATGCTGACAGTTTACAATGAAATTGATGAGAGCCATCCAGGAGAAGTATGGTTGTTAGGACTCGTGGAAGGTGAGTATGCAGATTTATGCATTGAAGAAAAGTTGAATGCTTTAGTGGCTTTGATTGATCTACTCAGCGCTGGATCCAGTATTAGAATGGAG GATTCAACAAGACCCACTACGGAGTCTGTTCCTAACACGCTTCATTATGGTTCTGgagcaaaaattaaaagatcaTCATCAAAGCAACATAATTTGCCCAGGCCATCGTGGATCCATGTTGGACAAATCAATAATGCAACAGAACTACACACATCTTCGACATCTCGCCCAATTGATTCTTCAGTGTCAATCCTAAAGTTTAATGAAAGGGAAAAATCCTCCAGCAAAGGGAATGACACACAAGAGACAGAACTTGGGGTCAATTTGCATCCAATGCAATCCATCTTTTTGGGTTCTGATCGTAGGTACAATAGGTATTGGCTTTTCTTGGGCCCTTGTAATTCACATGACCCTGGACATAAAAGGGTTTATTTTGAATCTTCTGAGGATGGCCACTGGGAGGTGATTGATACTGCAGAG GCTTTGCGTGCCTTGTTATCAGTTTTGGATGACAGAGGAACACGGGAGGCTCTTCTTATTGAGTCTTTGGAAAAGCGGGAAGGGTTTCTCTGCCTGGAGATGTCAAGTAGCATTGCAAATGATTCTGAAAATAGGCATTTGACACTGCCAGACCATTCTGAACTGGAAATAGTTAGAGAAGACAGCACTTCTCCAGTTTCTGATGTAGACAACAACCTAAGCCTGAATGAGGTCACAAATGATTCTTCCCCTCTGTGTGGTGCAATAATTCTTGCTGCAGGGAagaaagaggaagatgaaAACCAGAAGTGGTGCCGCCTTCAAGAGTTTGATGCATGGATATGGAATTACTTTTACTGTGATCTTAATTCTGTGAAACGTAGTAAAAGATCTTATTTTGAATCGCTTGCCCGATGTGAGACTTGTCATGATTTGTACTGGAGAGATGAGAAGCACTGTAGGTTTTGCCATACAACATTTGAACTTGATTTTGATCTTGAAGAAAGATATGCTATTCATTCAGCGACATGTAGACATAAAGGAGACCATGAAATGCTCCGAAAACATAAAGTTCTGTCATCACAGTTGCAAGCACTGAAAGCTGCTGTTCATGCAATTGAG TCAGCTATGCCGGAAGATGCGTTACGGGGTGCTTGGACAAAGTCTGCTCATAGGTTGTGGGTCAAGCGGCTCAGGCGCACCTCATCTGTGGCAGAGCTTTTGCAG GTTGTTGCTGATTTTGTTGCTGCAATTAATGAGAACTGGTTATGCCAAAACAGTGCCCAAGATTCCAATAACTATCTGGAAGAAATTATTGCATGCTTTCCAACAATGCCTCAGACATCATCTGCATTGGCTCTGTGGTTGGTGAAGTTAGATGACTTAATTTGTCCATATCTGGAAAGGGTTCAATGTGAGAACAACCAGGGTACCAGAACTAAATGTACAG GTGAGCATCTGTCTGCACAGTAG
- the LOC8288308 gene encoding homeobox-DDT domain protein RLT3 isoform X2: MEMKRKSPLQLQALEKFYAEQKYPSQMVMEELAGVLDLTFKQVQGWFIERRRRDKSKDIPPSLNKEHSVIKGRNCLGVAAATRMISKTKRKKKKLIPSQDLLTPDYVLCKIFRKDGPPLGVEFDSLPSKAFLNSIDSRNSNLASQENQRANRKRKVSKQDTSTCQDYNNSDPAMKHGIGKGLMTVWRATNPTAGHFPPRIPFSQKEIVPQVPTPTPRKSLCRKKKQQLVSIMKQKRLENKTHHKRKPSVKQRVESQRDEFQKLPLKERCELALEGVISQERINQFAMLADDEELELRELQAGPNPLSCSDNCAINKLYGCSLCKDLLPKFPPNCVKMKQPFAKQPWDSSADTVKKLFKVFHFLCTYSVAIDICPFTLDDFAQAFHDKDSLLLGKIHVALLKLLLSDVETEISSRYLPHSSVSCKFLALLHSVEDQEFLMEFWKKSLNPLTWIEILHQILVAAGFGSRQGAFRKESLSKEMNLMMKYGLRVGTLKGELFTLLSERGNNGLKIPELAKSLQIAELNLTNTTEELELLISSTLSSDITLFEKISPSAYRLRISTLSKEADDFQSDTEDSGSVHDDFNDSGTCSSSDSECELENPNSRKSKRSNSHKNKSHMLTVYNEIDESHPGEVWLLGLVEGEYADLCIEEKLNALVALIDLLSAGSSIRMEDSTRPTTESVPNTLHYGSGAKIKRSSSKQHNLPRPSWIHVGQINNATELHTSSTSRPIDSSVSILKFNEREKSSSKGNDTQETELGVNLHPMQSIFLGSDRRYNRYWLFLGPCNSHDPGHKRVYFESSEDGHWEVIDTAEALRALLSVLDDRGTREALLIESLEKREGFLCLEMSSSIANDSENRHLTLPDHSELEIVREDSTSPVSDVDNNLSLNEVTNDSSPLCGAIILAAGKKEEDENQKWCRLQEFDAWIWNYFYCDLNSVKRSKRSYFESLARCETCHDLYWRDEKHCRFCHTTFELDFDLEERYAIHSATCRHKGDHEMLRKHKVLSSQLQALKAAVHAIESAMPEDALRGAWTKSAHRLWVKRLRRTSSVAELLQVVADFVAAINENWLCQNSAQDSNNYLEEIIACFPTMPQTSSALALWLVKLDDLICPYLERVQCENNQGTRTKCTGEHLSAQ; encoded by the exons ATGGAAATGAAGAGAAAATCGCCACTTCAGCTTCAAGCCCTTGAGAAATTCTATGCTG AGCAGAAGTATCCTTCGCAAATGGTTATGGAAGAACTTGCTGGGGTCTTGGACTTAACATTCAAGCAGGTTCAGGGATGGTTTATAGAAAGGAGGAGGAGGGATAAAAGTAAAGATATACCACCCAGTTTGAACAAGGAACACTCTGTTATTAAAGGAAGAAACTGTCTGGGAGTTGCGGCTGCTACTAGAATGATTAGTAAGActaagaggaagaagaagaaattgattCCTTCTCAGGATTTGTTGACGCCAGATTATGTTCTATGTAAGATTTTCCGTAAAGATGGTCCGCCCCTTGGTGTCGAGTTTGATTCACTTCCTTCTAAGGCATTTCTCAATTCTATAG attcCAGAAATTCTAATCTTGCTAGCCAAGAGAACCAAAGAgcaaacagaaaaagaaag GTATCCAAGCAGGACACTTCAACTTGTCAGGATTACAATAACAGTGATCCAGCAATGAAACATGGTATAGGGAAAGGTTTGATGACAGTATGGAGGGCGACAAATCCAACGGCTGGACATTTTCCTCCGCGAATCCCATTCTCTCAGAAAGAAATAGTACCTCAAGTACCTACTCCTACACCACGAAAGTCACTGTGTCGGAAAAAAAAACAGCAACTGGTTTCTATAATG AAACAGAAAAGATTGGAAAATAAAACTCATCATAAGAGGAAACCTTCTGTCAAACAAAGA GTGGAATCTCAAAGAGATGAGTTCCAGAAGCTTCCCCTCAAGGAAAGATGTGAACTGGCTTTGGAAGGAGTGATATCTCAGGAGCGCATCAATCAATTTGCAATGCTAGCTGATGATGAAGAGCTGGAGCTGAGAGAGTTACAGGCAGGACCAAATCCACTTTCATGTTCTGATAATTGTGCAATCAACAAGTTGTATGGCTGTTCACTTTGCAAAG ATTTGCTGCCTAAATTTCCTCCAAATTGTGTTAAGATGAAGCAACCATTTGCCAAGCAGCCTTGGGATTCCTCAGCAGACACTGTTAAGAAACTATTTAAG gttttccattttctttgcacTTACTCTGTTGCTATTGATATTTGCCCCTTCACTCTTGATGATTTTGCTCAAGCATTCCATGACAAG GATTCTTTGTTACTTGGGAAAATTCATGTCGCCCTACTGAAGCTTCTCCTATCTGATGTCGAAACAGAGATTAGTAGTCGATATCTGCCTCATTCAAGTGTATCTTGCAAATTTCTTGCACTTCTTCATTCG GTTgaagatcaagaatttctCATGGAGTTTTGGAAAAAGTCTCTTAACCCTCTTACATGGATAGAAATACTGCATCAAATCTTAGTTGCAGCTGGTTTTGGTTCAAGGCAAGGTGCATTTCGTAAGGAGTCTCTTAGCAAG GAGATGAATCTCATGATGAAGTATGGCCTACGTGTTGGAACTTTGAAAGGTGAACTGTTTACACTTTTATCAGAGAGAGGAAATAATGGACTGAAAATTCCTGAGCTTGCAAAGTCTTTGCAG ATTGCTGAATTAAATCTTACGAATACGACTGAGGAACTGGAACTTCTAATAAGTTCTACTCTTTCAAGTGACATTACTTTATTTGAAAAGATCTCACCATCTGCTTATCGTCTGCGTATTAGTACTCTTTCAAAGGAAGCTGATGATTTTCAATCTGATACTGAGGACTCTGGAAGTGTTCATGATGACTTCAATGATAGTGGAACGTGCAGCAGCAGTGACTCTGAGTGTGAATTAGAGAATCCCAACTCAAGAAAATCTAAGCGGAGTAActctcataaaaataaaagccaCATGCTGACAGTTTACAATGAAATTGATGAGAGCCATCCAGGAGAAGTATGGTTGTTAGGACTCGTGGAAGGTGAGTATGCAGATTTATGCATTGAAGAAAAGTTGAATGCTTTAGTGGCTTTGATTGATCTACTCAGCGCTGGATCCAGTATTAGAATGGAG GATTCAACAAGACCCACTACGGAGTCTGTTCCTAACACGCTTCATTATGGTTCTGgagcaaaaattaaaagatcaTCATCAAAGCAACATAATTTGCCCAGGCCATCGTGGATCCATGTTGGACAAATCAATAATGCAACAGAACTACACACATCTTCGACATCTCGCCCAATTGATTCTTCAGTGTCAATCCTAAAGTTTAATGAAAGGGAAAAATCCTCCAGCAAAGGGAATGACACACAAGAGACAGAACTTGGGGTCAATTTGCATCCAATGCAATCCATCTTTTTGGGTTCTGATCGTAGGTACAATAGGTATTGGCTTTTCTTGGGCCCTTGTAATTCACATGACCCTGGACATAAAAGGGTTTATTTTGAATCTTCTGAGGATGGCCACTGGGAGGTGATTGATACTGCAGAG GCTTTGCGTGCCTTGTTATCAGTTTTGGATGACAGAGGAACACGGGAGGCTCTTCTTATTGAGTCTTTGGAAAAGCGGGAAGGGTTTCTCTGCCTGGAGATGTCAAGTAGCATTGCAAATGATTCTGAAAATAGGCATTTGACACTGCCAGACCATTCTGAACTGGAAATAGTTAGAGAAGACAGCACTTCTCCAGTTTCTGATGTAGACAACAACCTAAGCCTGAATGAGGTCACAAATGATTCTTCCCCTCTGTGTGGTGCAATAATTCTTGCTGCAGGGAagaaagaggaagatgaaAACCAGAAGTGGTGCCGCCTTCAAGAGTTTGATGCATGGATATGGAATTACTTTTACTGTGATCTTAATTCTGTGAAACGTAGTAAAAGATCTTATTTTGAATCGCTTGCCCGATGTGAGACTTGTCATGATTTGTACTGGAGAGATGAGAAGCACTGTAGGTTTTGCCATACAACATTTGAACTTGATTTTGATCTTGAAGAAAGATATGCTATTCATTCAGCGACATGTAGACATAAAGGAGACCATGAAATGCTCCGAAAACATAAAGTTCTGTCATCACAGTTGCAAGCACTGAAAGCTGCTGTTCATGCAATTGAG TCAGCTATGCCGGAAGATGCGTTACGGGGTGCTTGGACAAAGTCTGCTCATAGGTTGTGGGTCAAGCGGCTCAGGCGCACCTCATCTGTGGCAGAGCTTTTGCAG GTTGTTGCTGATTTTGTTGCTGCAATTAATGAGAACTGGTTATGCCAAAACAGTGCCCAAGATTCCAATAACTATCTGGAAGAAATTATTGCATGCTTTCCAACAATGCCTCAGACATCATCTGCATTGGCTCTGTGGTTGGTGAAGTTAGATGACTTAATTTGTCCATATCTGGAAAGGGTTCAATGTGAGAACAACCAGGGTACCAGAACTAAATGTACAG GTGAGCATCTGTCTGCACAGTAG
- the LOC8288308 gene encoding homeobox-DDT domain protein RLT3 isoform X1, which translates to MEMKRKSPLQLQALEKFYAEQKYPSQMVMEELAGVLDLTFKQVQGWFIERRRRDKSKDIPPSLNKEHSVIKGRNCLGVAAATRMISKTKRKKKKLIPSQDLLTPDYVLCKIFRKDGPPLGVEFDSLPSKAFLNSIDSRNSNLASQENQRANRKRKVSKQDTSTCQDYNNSDPAMKHGIGKGLMTVWRATNPTAGHFPPRIPFSQKEIVPQVPTPTPRKSLCRKKKQQLVSIMKQKRLENKTHHKRKPSVKQRVVESQRDEFQKLPLKERCELALEGVISQERINQFAMLADDEELELRELQAGPNPLSCSDNCAINKLYGCSLCKDLLPKFPPNCVKMKQPFAKQPWDSSADTVKKLFKVFHFLCTYSVAIDICPFTLDDFAQAFHDKDSLLLGKIHVALLKLLLSDVETEISSRYLPHSSVSCKFLALLHSVEDQEFLMEFWKKSLNPLTWIEILHQILVAAGFGSRQGAFRKESLSKEMNLMMKYGLRVGTLKGELFTLLSERGNNGLKIPELAKSLQIAELNLTNTTEELELLISSTLSSDITLFEKISPSAYRLRISTLSKEADDFQSDTEDSGSVHDDFNDSGTCSSSDSECELENPNSRKSKRSNSHKNKSHMLTVYNEIDESHPGEVWLLGLVEGEYADLCIEEKLNALVALIDLLSAGSSIRMEDSTRPTTESVPNTLHYGSGAKIKRSSSKQHNLPRPSWIHVGQINNATELHTSSTSRPIDSSVSILKFNEREKSSSKGNDTQETELGVNLHPMQSIFLGSDRRYNRYWLFLGPCNSHDPGHKRVYFESSEDGHWEVIDTAEALRALLSVLDDRGTREALLIESLEKREGFLCLEMSSSIANDSENRHLTLPDHSELEIVREDSTSPVSDVDNNLSLNEVTNDSSPLCGAIILAAGKKEEDENQKWCRLQEFDAWIWNYFYCDLNSVKRSKRSYFESLARCETCHDLYWRDEKHCRFCHTTFELDFDLEERYAIHSATCRHKGDHEMLRKHKVLSSQLQALKAAVHAIESAMPEDALRGAWTKSAHRLWVKRLRRTSSVAELLQVVADFVAAINENWLCQNSAQDSNNYLEEIIACFPTMPQTSSALALWLVKLDDLICPYLERVQCENNQGTRTKCTGEHLSAQ; encoded by the exons ATGGAAATGAAGAGAAAATCGCCACTTCAGCTTCAAGCCCTTGAGAAATTCTATGCTG AGCAGAAGTATCCTTCGCAAATGGTTATGGAAGAACTTGCTGGGGTCTTGGACTTAACATTCAAGCAGGTTCAGGGATGGTTTATAGAAAGGAGGAGGAGGGATAAAAGTAAAGATATACCACCCAGTTTGAACAAGGAACACTCTGTTATTAAAGGAAGAAACTGTCTGGGAGTTGCGGCTGCTACTAGAATGATTAGTAAGActaagaggaagaagaagaaattgattCCTTCTCAGGATTTGTTGACGCCAGATTATGTTCTATGTAAGATTTTCCGTAAAGATGGTCCGCCCCTTGGTGTCGAGTTTGATTCACTTCCTTCTAAGGCATTTCTCAATTCTATAG attcCAGAAATTCTAATCTTGCTAGCCAAGAGAACCAAAGAgcaaacagaaaaagaaag GTATCCAAGCAGGACACTTCAACTTGTCAGGATTACAATAACAGTGATCCAGCAATGAAACATGGTATAGGGAAAGGTTTGATGACAGTATGGAGGGCGACAAATCCAACGGCTGGACATTTTCCTCCGCGAATCCCATTCTCTCAGAAAGAAATAGTACCTCAAGTACCTACTCCTACACCACGAAAGTCACTGTGTCGGAAAAAAAAACAGCAACTGGTTTCTATAATG AAACAGAAAAGATTGGAAAATAAAACTCATCATAAGAGGAAACCTTCTGTCAAACAAAGAGTG GTGGAATCTCAAAGAGATGAGTTCCAGAAGCTTCCCCTCAAGGAAAGATGTGAACTGGCTTTGGAAGGAGTGATATCTCAGGAGCGCATCAATCAATTTGCAATGCTAGCTGATGATGAAGAGCTGGAGCTGAGAGAGTTACAGGCAGGACCAAATCCACTTTCATGTTCTGATAATTGTGCAATCAACAAGTTGTATGGCTGTTCACTTTGCAAAG ATTTGCTGCCTAAATTTCCTCCAAATTGTGTTAAGATGAAGCAACCATTTGCCAAGCAGCCTTGGGATTCCTCAGCAGACACTGTTAAGAAACTATTTAAG gttttccattttctttgcacTTACTCTGTTGCTATTGATATTTGCCCCTTCACTCTTGATGATTTTGCTCAAGCATTCCATGACAAG GATTCTTTGTTACTTGGGAAAATTCATGTCGCCCTACTGAAGCTTCTCCTATCTGATGTCGAAACAGAGATTAGTAGTCGATATCTGCCTCATTCAAGTGTATCTTGCAAATTTCTTGCACTTCTTCATTCG GTTgaagatcaagaatttctCATGGAGTTTTGGAAAAAGTCTCTTAACCCTCTTACATGGATAGAAATACTGCATCAAATCTTAGTTGCAGCTGGTTTTGGTTCAAGGCAAGGTGCATTTCGTAAGGAGTCTCTTAGCAAG GAGATGAATCTCATGATGAAGTATGGCCTACGTGTTGGAACTTTGAAAGGTGAACTGTTTACACTTTTATCAGAGAGAGGAAATAATGGACTGAAAATTCCTGAGCTTGCAAAGTCTTTGCAG ATTGCTGAATTAAATCTTACGAATACGACTGAGGAACTGGAACTTCTAATAAGTTCTACTCTTTCAAGTGACATTACTTTATTTGAAAAGATCTCACCATCTGCTTATCGTCTGCGTATTAGTACTCTTTCAAAGGAAGCTGATGATTTTCAATCTGATACTGAGGACTCTGGAAGTGTTCATGATGACTTCAATGATAGTGGAACGTGCAGCAGCAGTGACTCTGAGTGTGAATTAGAGAATCCCAACTCAAGAAAATCTAAGCGGAGTAActctcataaaaataaaagccaCATGCTGACAGTTTACAATGAAATTGATGAGAGCCATCCAGGAGAAGTATGGTTGTTAGGACTCGTGGAAGGTGAGTATGCAGATTTATGCATTGAAGAAAAGTTGAATGCTTTAGTGGCTTTGATTGATCTACTCAGCGCTGGATCCAGTATTAGAATGGAG GATTCAACAAGACCCACTACGGAGTCTGTTCCTAACACGCTTCATTATGGTTCTGgagcaaaaattaaaagatcaTCATCAAAGCAACATAATTTGCCCAGGCCATCGTGGATCCATGTTGGACAAATCAATAATGCAACAGAACTACACACATCTTCGACATCTCGCCCAATTGATTCTTCAGTGTCAATCCTAAAGTTTAATGAAAGGGAAAAATCCTCCAGCAAAGGGAATGACACACAAGAGACAGAACTTGGGGTCAATTTGCATCCAATGCAATCCATCTTTTTGGGTTCTGATCGTAGGTACAATAGGTATTGGCTTTTCTTGGGCCCTTGTAATTCACATGACCCTGGACATAAAAGGGTTTATTTTGAATCTTCTGAGGATGGCCACTGGGAGGTGATTGATACTGCAGAG GCTTTGCGTGCCTTGTTATCAGTTTTGGATGACAGAGGAACACGGGAGGCTCTTCTTATTGAGTCTTTGGAAAAGCGGGAAGGGTTTCTCTGCCTGGAGATGTCAAGTAGCATTGCAAATGATTCTGAAAATAGGCATTTGACACTGCCAGACCATTCTGAACTGGAAATAGTTAGAGAAGACAGCACTTCTCCAGTTTCTGATGTAGACAACAACCTAAGCCTGAATGAGGTCACAAATGATTCTTCCCCTCTGTGTGGTGCAATAATTCTTGCTGCAGGGAagaaagaggaagatgaaAACCAGAAGTGGTGCCGCCTTCAAGAGTTTGATGCATGGATATGGAATTACTTTTACTGTGATCTTAATTCTGTGAAACGTAGTAAAAGATCTTATTTTGAATCGCTTGCCCGATGTGAGACTTGTCATGATTTGTACTGGAGAGATGAGAAGCACTGTAGGTTTTGCCATACAACATTTGAACTTGATTTTGATCTTGAAGAAAGATATGCTATTCATTCAGCGACATGTAGACATAAAGGAGACCATGAAATGCTCCGAAAACATAAAGTTCTGTCATCACAGTTGCAAGCACTGAAAGCTGCTGTTCATGCAATTGAG TCAGCTATGCCGGAAGATGCGTTACGGGGTGCTTGGACAAAGTCTGCTCATAGGTTGTGGGTCAAGCGGCTCAGGCGCACCTCATCTGTGGCAGAGCTTTTGCAG GTTGTTGCTGATTTTGTTGCTGCAATTAATGAGAACTGGTTATGCCAAAACAGTGCCCAAGATTCCAATAACTATCTGGAAGAAATTATTGCATGCTTTCCAACAATGCCTCAGACATCATCTGCATTGGCTCTGTGGTTGGTGAAGTTAGATGACTTAATTTGTCCATATCTGGAAAGGGTTCAATGTGAGAACAACCAGGGTACCAGAACTAAATGTACAG GTGAGCATCTGTCTGCACAGTAG